ACGTGGCGCGGTTGGCTTGTCCTGGCGCTGAACGTCGCTGTCCTGGGCTGTATTGTCATCTGCGGCGCACACCGGTTCCTGGCAGTCACCGAGCCGGCTCCGGGCGGTGTGTTGGTGGTCGAGGGCTGGTCGCCCGACATTGTGCTGAGAATGGCCGTGGCGGAATTCAGACAGAACCACTACACGAAGCTTTGCGTCACCGGCCTTCCCGTGGAACAGGGGACACTGCTGACCGATTACACCAACTATGCACATGTCGGCGTCGCCGTTCTGTTGAAGCTCGGCTTGAGCACCAACGAAGTCCAGGCCTTGCCTTGTACCGATGTTCAGCGCGACCGCACTTACAACACGGCGGTTTGCTTGAAACACTGGTTGCGCGAGCAGGGTCTTGTGCGGACCCGGGTCAATCTGATCACCGTGGGCCCGCACGCCCGCCGCTCCCGTCTGGTGTTCGAGAAGGCGTTGGGCCGGGGCGTAACGGTTGGAATCCAGGCCGCTCCGGTCATTGGCTACGATCCAGCGCGCTGGTGGCAGTCCAGCGCCGGGGTGCGCCACGTGACCGGCGAACTCATCGCCTACGCTTACGCGCGCCTGCTCTTCCACCCACCCGCGGAATAAGGCCGCCAGCCGCCGGGGTCAGGGTTCGTGGTGAAGCTCGCTTTGGCGGGCCTGGAGCGGCAGGACCACGCTGACCGTCGTTCCATGACTTGGCCGCGACCGTATCTTCAAGCGCCCGCGGTGCGCCTCGACGATGCGGGCCACAATGGCCAAACCCAGCCCGGTACCCTTGTCCTTTGTCGTGCTCAGGACCGAGCTGAACGCGCGCCGCCGCTGGTCCTCGCTCATCCCCGGGCCGGTGTCCTGAAAGTCCACCGCCACGTGTGTCGGTTGCGGGGTGTTGCGCGGCACCCGCACCGCCCGCGCTTTGATGGTCAGCGCGCCGCCTTCCGGCATAGCCTCCGCCGCGTTGAGGATCAGGTTGAGAAACGCCTGCTCCAATTGCGTCGCCGCGCCCGGCACCGCGGGCAAATCGGGCTCGAACTGTTGCGTCCACCGGATGCGCTGGTGCTTGAGCTTGTGCCGGACCAGCAGCCCCAGTTCTTCGATCAACCGCCCCAGGTTCACCGGTTCCAACGTTGGCTCCGTCGTGCGGGCGAAATCCAGGATGCGCTCCACGATCCGGTTCAATTGTCCGAGCTTCTCGTCAATAATGCGCGCATCCTGAGCTCGCGGGTCCCCGGCGGGAAACTGCAGATCCAGCGAGTGGTAGAGCATCTTGAGCACCGTCAGCGGGTTGCGGATCTCGTGCGCCACTTCGGCCGCGAGCAGGCCCAGCGCCGAAAGCTTCTCATTTCGCCGCAAGTGCTCCTCCACATCCACCACCCGCTCGTAGAGGCGCGCCTTCTCAATGGCGATTGCCGACAACTCCGCCAGCGCCGACAGGATGCGAATCTCCTCGTTCGAGAAGGTGTAAGGAACGCCGCTATAGACGCTGAGCGTGCCGATCGCCTGCCCGCCGTAGAGCAGGGGCACGCTCAGGAGCGCCACCAGTCCCTCGTGTCGCGCCACCTCCACGCTCTGATAAAGGCTCGACACCTGGACGTTCTCGACTTGCAGCGGCTTCTTCCGCCGCACCACGATCCCCAGCAGGCTCTCCTCCACACTCAGCCGCGGTCGTTTGACATACGCCTCCCCGGCCCCGCAGCTGGCCCGCAGCTCGAGCCACTCGCGGCTTTCGTCCAACAGCATCAGCGACGCCAGCTTGACCCGCATCAGCGCGCACGCCTCGCGCGTGACGACGCGCAGCACATCCTCCAGGCCCAGCGAGGAATTAATGCTCTGGCTGACGCCGGCCAGCGATTCAAACAGGTGCGCCTTGAGCCGCAGTTGCTCATAGAGCCAGGTATTGTGAATCACCCGCGATGCCTGCACCGCCAGCGCCTCCAGCAACTCCTGATCTTCCGCGCTGAACGCCTCGACCCGGTCCGCGTCCACATTCAGCACCCCCCGGACTTCGCCCCGGACCTCCAACGGCACCGCGAGCTCCGAGCGCACTTCCCGGCGCAGCATGACATACCGCGGGTCCTTGGTCACATCTCCCACGCGCGCCGGCTTGCCCGTGCGCGCGACCCAGCCGGTGATACCCTGGCCGACGCGCAGCCTGAGAGCGGACGCATCGGGAGGCAATCCTTCGGACGCCTGGATTTCCAGCAGGCCGTTCGTCGGGTTGATCAGCACAACCGAGCCGCTGGCCGCGCTCATTTGGCGCACGGCTTGATGCAACATCAATCGCAGCGCCTCCTGCGGATCGAGCGTGGTATGGATGACGTTGCCAACCTGGTAGAGCAGGTTCAGCCGCTCGTAGCGCGCCTTGAGATTGGCCAACTCGCCGCTCATCTGACCCGGGCCGTCATCAGCAGGCCCGTCAGGGCAAACGACAAATTGGGGAACCACGCGGCCAGCCACGGCTCGATGCGCCCGCTGGTTCCCAGGGCCAGCCCAACCTGCTGCAACACAAAATAGATAAAACAGATCACGATGCTGCTGGCCACCCCCACATACACGTTGCGCCGCCCCCCGGCCACCCCGAACGGGATCGCGATCAGCACTACCACCACGCAGGTCCACGGGGCCGCCAGCCGCCCCTCCAGCTTTGTGTGCAGCCAATACCAGTCCGACCGCGCCGGACGGGGATGCAACCGCAGGTAATTCACAAGGTCCTTGATTGGCACGTCGGCCTTCTTGGCCGCGCGCAGCGTCATGCTCTCCCGGATCTTGATCTCACTGTTGATCTCCTCGAGCGTTTCCGTGAATTCAGGGACGACCAGCACGTTGGTCCGGAGCGACGGCACCGGGGGCGCGTTGGTATCCGCCGTTTCCTTGAGCACCAGCACGTTGTAAAAAGTCCACAAGCCGTCCACCCGCCGCGCCCGCTCGGCCCGCAGCTCCCAGGGTTTGGCGCCGTCGCGCTGGGTGGGATACACCCCCGGCTCGATCATCTCGCCGGTCTCGGAATTGAACACGCCAATGCGCCAGCGATGGCCGTCGCGCGTGTTCTCGAAGAACAGGTTGCGGTATTCATTCGGGCCCGGGGCGTTGGGGTCCGGCGCCTGGCGCCGTTTCAGAATCTCCTTCGTGCGCTCCTGGCTCTGCGGCACCCAGAACTCATTCGCCGCGAACAAGGCCAGGCTCGCCAGGAGACCCACCCCCAGGTACGGCAGCGACAGCCGCCACAAACTCACGCCCGCGGCGCGGATCGCGGTGATTTCCTGGTGACGCGCGTGGTTCGTCAGTGCGTAGAGCAGCGCCAGCAACAGCCCGATCGGCAGCACCAGCACCAGGAACTCCGGCAGGATCACCAGGTAATACTCCGCGATGTCCAGCGCCCTCAATCCCCGCTTCTGGAAACCGTCCAACTCGACAAACAAGTCAGAGGTGATCCAGAACAGCAGGAAGCCGCACAGGCAATACCCCAGCGGGGCGAACAGTTCGCGCAATAAATACCGGTCAAGCAGCCGCATTCCGCCGCAGCCTAGCTGCCGTTACCGCACAAGGCAAGTAGCGGCGCCCCGCGGAGCAGCCGGACGCTGGCCGTTGTGCGGCAGTGAGATTGGCGGGTCGCGCGCCGACCAGAATCGTTCCCACCCGCGCACCAGAACCGGCCCGTCGTGAATTTCTCCCAGCCCTTCCAGGCGCTGGCACCCGGGCAATCCCTTTCTCGCCGGGACCTATTTCTTTCCGCCCAGCGCGCCGCCCAGCGCCGAGGCTGCGTCTGGCCCGGCCGCCTTGGCGATGCCAGCCTGGATCTGCGCCACTAATCCATCCACCGCCTTCTGCTGTTCGGGCGTGAGCGAGGCCTTCAAGTTGCCCAGTTGCTGGACCGTGTTGAGTGCCTCCTGATATTTCTGGTTGTTTACCAGGCTCTTGGCTTTGTCAATCAGTGCCTGGACCTGAGCCGATGCCGCAGATACTGCGCCGGCAGCCTCGGCCACGGCTTGCGTTGCCGCCGTTTGCGCGGTCTGTTGTGCGTCGCTGACCGCCTGGCCGGCCGATTCCGTCACGGCCTTCACAGCGTCACTGGCCGTCGCCGGCTCGACAGCCGACTGGGGAGTTTCGCCCACCGGCGCCTCCTCTTTGCTGCAGCCACTGGCTAGAATGAGCGCTGCCCCCGCCGTCACTCCTAATAATGCATGCTTGATCTTCATCTGCTTCTTCCTTTCGTTTCCGTTATGGTTGGTTTGGTTTCAGCTTCCGGCGATGTCAAACTCACAACCTGCCCCGGCGTGTCCCGGCCTTATTCGCCAGGCGGCGCGCAGCACGGGCCGCTCGTATCAAAGGAAATCGCCGGTCAACCATACCCCTCTTGTTGGGCGGGGTCAACCGGCCAGGTCAAGCCGGCACCGCTTCTTCCTTGTTGATCCAGTCGTAGCCTTTCTCCTCCAATTCCAGCGCCAGCTTCTTGTCGCCCGTGCGGACAATCCGCCCATCCACCAGCACATGCACAAAGTCTGGCACGATGTAATTCAGCAGCCGCTGGTAGTGCGTGATCACTAGTTGCGCGTTGTCCCGCCGCCGCAGCTTGTTCACCCCGTTGGAGACGATCTTCAGCGCGTCAATATCCAGCCCGGAGTCCGTCTCATCCAGCACCGCCAGCCGCGGCTCCAGCACCGCCATCTGGAATATCTCGTTGCGCTTCTTCTCGCCGCCGGAGAAACCCTCGTTGACCGAGCGGCGCAGCAGATCCTCGTTCAGCTCCAGCAACTGTATCTTGTCCTTCACCAGTGTCAGAAACTCCATCGCGTCCAGTTCGCTCTGCCCCTTATGTTTGCGGATTTCATTCAACGCTGACTTCAGAAAATAGGTGCTGTTCACTCCGGGGATCTCCACCGGGTACTGAAACGCCAGGAACAACCCTTCCCGCGCCCGCTCTTCCGGGTCCAGCTCCAGCAAATCCCGCCCGTCATAGATGACCCGGCCGGAGGACACCTCGTAAC
Above is a window of Candidatus Paceibacterota bacterium DNA encoding:
- a CDS encoding GAF domain-containing protein codes for the protein MSGELANLKARYERLNLLYQVGNVIHTTLDPQEALRLMLHQAVRQMSAASGSVVLINPTNGLLEIQASEGLPPDASALRLRVGQGITGWVARTGKPARVGDVTKDPRYVMLRREVRSELAVPLEVRGEVRGVLNVDADRVEAFSAEDQELLEALAVQASRVIHNTWLYEQLRLKAHLFESLAGVSQSINSSLGLEDVLRVVTREACALMRVKLASLMLLDESREWLELRASCGAGEAYVKRPRLSVEESLLGIVVRRKKPLQVENVQVSSLYQSVEVARHEGLVALLSVPLLYGGQAIGTLSVYSGVPYTFSNEEIRILSALAELSAIAIEKARLYERVVDVEEHLRRNEKLSALGLLAAEVAHEIRNPLTVLKMLYHSLDLQFPAGDPRAQDARIIDEKLGQLNRIVERILDFARTTEPTLEPVNLGRLIEELGLLVRHKLKHQRIRWTQQFEPDLPAVPGAATQLEQAFLNLILNAAEAMPEGGALTIKARAVRVPRNTPQPTHVAVDFQDTGPGMSEDQRRRAFSSVLSTTKDKGTGLGLAIVARIVEAHRGRLKIRSRPSHGTTVSVVLPLQARQSELHHEP
- a CDS encoding LptF/LptG family permease; this encodes MRLLDRYLLRELFAPLGYCLCGFLLFWITSDLFVELDGFQKRGLRALDIAEYYLVILPEFLVLVLPIGLLLALLYALTNHARHQEITAIRAAGVSLWRLSLPYLGVGLLASLALFAANEFWVPQSQERTKEILKRRQAPDPNAPGPNEYRNLFFENTRDGHRWRIGVFNSETGEMIEPGVYPTQRDGAKPWELRAERARRVDGLWTFYNVLVLKETADTNAPPVPSLRTNVLVVPEFTETLEEINSEIKIRESMTLRAAKKADVPIKDLVNYLRLHPRPARSDWYWLHTKLEGRLAAPWTCVVVVLIAIPFGVAGGRRNVYVGVASSIVICFIYFVLQQVGLALGTSGRIEPWLAAWFPNLSFALTGLLMTARVR
- the sufC gene encoding Fe-S cluster assembly ATPase SufC — its product is MLEIQDLTAGVEGKQILKGINLRIGLGEVHAIMGPNGSGKSTLAAILAGREGYEVSSGRVIYDGRDLLELDPEERAREGLFLAFQYPVEIPGVNSTYFLKSALNEIRKHKGQSELDAMEFLTLVKDKIQLLELNEDLLRRSVNEGFSGGEKKRNEIFQMAVLEPRLAVLDETDSGLDIDALKIVSNGVNKLRRRDNAQLVITHYQRLLNYIVPDFVHVLVDGRIVRTGDKKLALELEEKGYDWINKEEAVPA
- a CDS encoding YdcF family protein; translation: MEPNEACWGLLRRRQCLVPTWRGWLVLALNVAVLGCIVICGAHRFLAVTEPAPGGVLVVEGWSPDIVLRMAVAEFRQNHYTKLCVTGLPVEQGTLLTDYTNYAHVGVAVLLKLGLSTNEVQALPCTDVQRDRTYNTAVCLKHWLREQGLVRTRVNLITVGPHARRSRLVFEKALGRGVTVGIQAAPVIGYDPARWWQSSAGVRHVTGELIAYAYARLLFHPPAE